From Nitrosopumilus zosterae, the proteins below share one genomic window:
- a CDS encoding metallophosphoesterase: protein MLQTRIIPSKPALILEGEKKNLIVTDIHLGFENTLKSNEIFIGKHSTINETIQEISEIIDSENPDSVILLGDIKSSIKNISRNEWEEVPLFFEEIGKKCDIVLIPGNHDANIQKLIPNKISMISSTGMIEENVLLTHGHTMPSENFSHIDKIIMGHIHPVFFQEDSIMNGQRVWVSLKTEKQKIFPSKSGELEIIIVPSFNRYFYATHKKYYKKSISPIIERLEILSAKIVSLDGVILGDETIIKQVL from the coding sequence ATGCTGCAAACAAGAATTATTCCATCCAAACCCGCATTGATTTTAGAAGGAGAGAAAAAGAATCTCATTGTGACTGACATTCATTTGGGATTTGAAAATACACTAAAATCAAATGAAATATTCATTGGAAAACATTCAACAATTAATGAAACAATTCAAGAGATATCAGAAATTATTGATTCAGAGAATCCTGATTCAGTAATTCTACTGGGAGACATAAAATCAAGCATAAAGAACATATCAAGAAATGAATGGGAGGAAGTCCCATTATTTTTTGAAGAGATTGGGAAAAAATGTGACATCGTATTGATTCCAGGAAACCATGATGCAAATATTCAAAAACTAATCCCAAACAAGATTTCCATGATTAGTTCAACAGGAATGATTGAAGAGAATGTTTTACTAACACATGGGCATACAATGCCATCAGAGAACTTTTCTCATATTGATAAAATCATTATGGGACACATTCATCCAGTATTTTTCCAAGAAGATTCGATAATGAACGGACAGAGAGTGTGGGTTTCACTAAAAACAGAAAAACAAAAAATATTCCCATCAAAATCAGGAGAATTGGAAATCATTATTGTTCCATCATTTAACAGGTATTTTTATGCCACACACAAAAAATATTACAAAAAATCCATTTCACCGATAATAGAAAGATTGGAAATTTTGTCAGCAAAAATTGTTTCGTTAGACGGAGTGATATTAGGAGATGAAACAATCATTAAACAAGTTTTGTGA
- a CDS encoding V-type ATP synthase subunit F, which translates to MKIFTVGSKSFVTSFQLAGVPGIISETPQKALDEIKRLTDDSDVGLVLVSDDITEPINDELTALRAEKSTLVFALPATGSEKTEVDYRVMLKKILGV; encoded by the coding sequence GTGAAAATCTTTACTGTTGGTAGCAAATCTTTTGTTACTAGTTTCCAATTAGCTGGAGTTCCAGGTATTATTTCTGAAACTCCTCAAAAGGCTTTGGATGAAATTAAGAGATTAACAGATGATTCTGATGTTGGACTAGTTTTGGTTAGTGATGATATAACTGAACCAATTAATGATGAATTAACAGCATTGAGGGCAGAGAAATCCACTTTAGTTTTTGCATTACCTGCAACTGGAAGTGAAAAAACTGAAGTCGATTACAGAGTAATGTTGAAAAAGATTCTAGGTGTATGA
- a CDS encoding zinc-dependent dehydrogenase, giving the protein MKTASVKEPSVITVDETERPSLGNGDVLVQMNACGICGSDLEKVFGQYGQPSMRLGHEPSGIILDVGSDVVEFKKGDRVFTHHHVPCYDCHLCNHGNETMCPKYYETNLFPCGLSEEYVVPEWNVSHGGILKISDSISFEEAAMIEPLACCVRAWSKFHYHEHDSTAIFGVGPTGMMHVMLAHVKKFSKIFCFDVNGFRLDFAKKFNITDSINSMDENRKQKILDGTGGRGVDVAIVATSSLKALEDAIDMVRKGGTVMMFGVPSKDSQLNLDMSKIYSKEITLVTSYAASDKDTKEALELIESSKIDVKQLITHTYSIVDSQKAFDHAHTGENAMKIIITK; this is encoded by the coding sequence ATGAAAACTGCATCAGTTAAAGAACCATCTGTTATTACTGTCGATGAAACTGAAAGGCCATCATTAGGCAATGGTGATGTTTTGGTACAAATGAACGCGTGTGGGATATGTGGTTCTGATTTGGAAAAAGTCTTTGGCCAATATGGCCAACCTTCCATGCGATTAGGTCATGAGCCATCTGGTATTATTTTAGATGTGGGTTCTGATGTTGTTGAATTTAAAAAAGGCGATCGTGTTTTTACACATCATCATGTTCCTTGTTACGATTGTCATTTGTGTAATCATGGAAATGAAACGATGTGTCCAAAATACTATGAAACAAATCTCTTTCCGTGTGGTTTGTCTGAAGAATATGTTGTTCCTGAATGGAATGTTTCTCATGGCGGTATTTTGAAAATCTCTGATTCTATAAGTTTTGAAGAAGCAGCCATGATAGAACCTCTCGCTTGTTGTGTGCGAGCATGGAGTAAATTTCATTATCATGAACACGATTCGACTGCAATTTTTGGTGTAGGTCCTACTGGTATGATGCACGTAATGCTTGCACACGTAAAAAAATTCTCAAAAATTTTCTGCTTTGATGTAAATGGTTTTAGGTTAGATTTTGCAAAAAAATTTAACATTACCGATTCCATTAACTCTATGGATGAAAATAGAAAACAAAAAATTTTGGATGGTACTGGAGGAAGAGGAGTCGATGTGGCAATTGTTGCTACAAGTAGTCTCAAAGCACTTGAAGATGCTATAGATATGGTTCGAAAAGGGGGAACTGTCATGATGTTTGGTGTTCCTTCAAAGGATTCACAACTAAATTTGGACATGAGCAAAATTTATTCCAAAGAAATCACACTAGTGACTAGCTATGCCGCTTCAGACAAAGACACAAAAGAAGCCCTTGAGTTAATCGAATCTTCAAAAATTGATGTTAAACAATTAATCACTCATACTTATTCTATTGTTGATTCACAAAAGGCATTTGACCATGCGCATACTGGTGAAAACGCAATGAAGATAATCATCACCAAATAA
- the lsrF gene encoding 3-hydroxy-5-phosphonooxypentane-2,4-dione thiolase: MDWGLKNRISGIIKPQNNRALMLAVDHGYFLGPTEKLEDPKKVIAPLLKHCDSLMLTRGVQRACVPATTNTPMVLRVSGGSSIIGEDLSQEDITVSIEDAIRLNASALAMSIFVGSKYEYQTIANLGKLVNEAAKYGLPVLAVTAVGKELGKDARYLSLACRVAAEQGAHIVKTYYCDNFEKVVQSCPVPIIVAGGKKIPERDALQLTYNAIKGGAVGVDMGRNIWQSEHPVSMIKAVRAIVHGNQNVDQAFKLYKKLVSEEPKQKSNTQKKPFNPNQKKSNTQKKPFNPNQKKSNTQKKPFNPNQKKSNTQKKPFNPNQKKSNPPNQTKK; the protein is encoded by the coding sequence ATGGATTGGGGATTAAAAAATAGAATTTCTGGTATTATTAAACCACAAAATAATCGTGCTTTGATGTTAGCTGTAGATCATGGCTATTTTCTTGGTCCAACTGAAAAATTAGAGGATCCAAAAAAGGTAATCGCGCCTCTCTTGAAGCACTGTGATTCATTGATGCTTACAAGGGGTGTTCAAAGAGCATGTGTTCCGGCAACAACTAACACGCCAATGGTGTTGAGAGTTTCTGGCGGATCTAGCATTATTGGTGAGGATTTATCTCAAGAAGATATCACAGTATCCATTGAGGATGCAATTAGACTAAATGCTAGTGCACTTGCAATGTCTATCTTTGTTGGCTCAAAATATGAATATCAAACTATTGCAAATCTTGGAAAATTAGTTAATGAAGCTGCAAAATATGGACTTCCAGTTTTAGCTGTAACTGCAGTAGGCAAAGAACTCGGAAAAGATGCTAGATATCTGTCACTTGCTTGTCGAGTTGCAGCTGAACAAGGTGCACATATTGTCAAAACTTACTATTGTGATAATTTCGAAAAAGTTGTTCAATCATGCCCTGTGCCAATAATTGTTGCAGGGGGCAAAAAAATCCCGGAACGTGATGCATTGCAATTAACATACAATGCAATCAAAGGTGGTGCAGTTGGTGTTGATATGGGGAGGAACATCTGGCAATCTGAACATCCAGTTTCAATGATTAAAGCAGTTAGAGCAATTGTACATGGAAATCAAAATGTGGATCAGGCATTCAAACTTTATAAAAAACTAGTAAGCGAAGAACCAAAACAAAAATCAAACACACAAAAGAAACCATTCAATCCTAATCAAAAGAAATCAAACACACAAAAGAAACCATTCAATCCTAATCAAAAGAAATCAAACACACAAAAGAAACCATTCAATCCTAATCAAAAGAAATCAAACACACAAAAGAAACCATTCAATCCTAATCAAAAGAAATCAAATCCTCCTAATCAAACTAAAAAATAA
- a CDS encoding YybH family protein, translating into MSDNEEIINVIETLFQAGITKDLSILKEIHLNDSKFSSFSDLPPYDLKDYQNTIELEELKFVSISDYSYEIKSPKISIFGDTAIVAMGLIQKGMLVDTKAYTGEHMIITGRATFVLVKQPTWKIVHIHLSKIG; encoded by the coding sequence TTGTCTGATAATGAAGAAATCATCAATGTCATTGAAACATTATTTCAAGCTGGAATTACAAAAGATTTGTCAATATTAAAAGAAATTCATCTGAATGATTCAAAATTTTCTAGTTTCAGTGATTTGCCACCCTATGATCTAAAAGATTATCAAAACACAATTGAGCTTGAAGAACTAAAATTTGTAAGCATATCTGATTACAGTTATGAAATTAAGAGTCCAAAAATCAGCATCTTTGGAGACACAGCAATTGTAGCAATGGGATTGATTCAGAAAGGAATGCTAGTTGATACTAAGGCATACACAGGAGAACATATGATAATTACTGGACGTGCGACATTTGTATTAGTAAAACAACCAACGTGGAAAATTGTACACATTCATTTATCAAAAATTGGATGA
- the ilvB gene encoding biosynthetic-type acetolactate synthase large subunit: MNKMETMMGAKALMMAMEKEGVKQVFGLPGGANLPMYDEFARCNIRHILVRHEQSAAHMADGFGRVSRKAGVCFATSGPGATNILTGIATAQADSAPMIAVTGQVPVAMIGRDAFQESDIIGMANPVVKYAFQPRTAAEIPEVVKKGFFIAETGRPGPVLIDIPKDVQTNEAEMVFPEEFKIQGYHPWADPDIVNVEKAIDMLLHSEKPIILAGGGTIISSAFAELQAIAEALMLPVVTTFKGKGAFPENHPLSLGPIGMHGHAEANKMMAEADCVLAIGTRFSDRSVGTFEAFEKRLKIIHMDVDPAEIGKNQTAQIAVVGDVRASLRIMVKLLLQRAIKKTEETPWIKHVKETKAYWKENLKLHPGELGAAKILRKLRELLPKESIVTTEVGQHQMWASLFYDVIQPGTFFSSTGLGTMGWGFPAAIGAKVAKPDVPVVDIAGDGSFSMTENSLATAVLEDIPVIVFILNNSSLGMVAQWQRTFYDRRMNGVDQGHCPDYVKLAESYGAQGIRAQSMDELDKAIKTALSSDIATVIDIPIDPEEDVLPFVAPGTSLSDMILPS; the protein is encoded by the coding sequence ATGAATAAAATGGAAACTATGATGGGTGCAAAAGCCTTGATGATGGCTATGGAAAAAGAAGGCGTTAAACAAGTATTTGGTTTGCCTGGAGGGGCTAATCTTCCAATGTATGATGAATTTGCTAGATGTAATATTAGACATATTTTGGTTAGACATGAGCAATCAGCAGCTCATATGGCTGATGGCTTTGGTAGAGTTAGTAGAAAGGCCGGTGTTTGTTTTGCAACATCTGGACCTGGTGCTACCAATATCTTGACGGGAATTGCAACAGCTCAAGCTGATTCTGCACCGATGATTGCAGTAACTGGTCAAGTACCTGTTGCCATGATTGGAAGAGATGCATTTCAAGAAAGTGATATTATTGGCATGGCAAATCCTGTTGTAAAATATGCATTCCAACCTAGAACCGCTGCCGAAATTCCAGAAGTTGTGAAAAAAGGATTTTTCATTGCAGAAACTGGAAGACCTGGACCTGTATTAATTGACATCCCAAAAGATGTTCAAACAAATGAAGCAGAAATGGTATTTCCAGAAGAATTTAAAATTCAAGGATATCATCCATGGGCTGATCCTGATATTGTTAATGTTGAAAAAGCAATTGATATGTTACTTCATTCTGAAAAACCAATTATCTTAGCTGGTGGTGGAACAATCATCTCATCAGCTTTTGCTGAATTACAAGCTATTGCAGAAGCCTTGATGCTTCCTGTAGTAACCACGTTCAAAGGCAAGGGGGCATTTCCTGAAAATCATCCTTTATCATTAGGTCCAATTGGAATGCATGGTCATGCTGAGGCGAATAAAATGATGGCAGAAGCTGATTGTGTGTTGGCAATTGGAACAAGATTTTCTGATAGATCTGTCGGGACATTTGAAGCCTTTGAAAAGAGATTAAAAATTATTCATATGGACGTAGATCCAGCAGAAATTGGAAAGAATCAAACTGCACAAATAGCTGTAGTTGGAGATGTTAGAGCATCACTTAGAATAATGGTCAAGTTGCTTTTACAACGAGCAATTAAAAAAACAGAAGAAACTCCTTGGATTAAACATGTTAAAGAAACCAAAGCATACTGGAAGGAAAACTTGAAGCTTCATCCAGGTGAATTAGGTGCAGCAAAAATATTGCGTAAACTTCGTGAATTATTACCAAAAGAATCTATTGTAACTACGGAAGTTGGGCAACACCAAATGTGGGCATCTCTATTCTATGATGTAATTCAACCTGGAACTTTCTTTAGTTCTACTGGTCTTGGTACTATGGGCTGGGGATTTCCTGCAGCAATTGGTGCTAAAGTTGCAAAACCTGATGTTCCTGTAGTTGACATTGCAGGAGATGGAAGTTTTAGTATGACTGAAAATTCTCTTGCAACTGCTGTGTTGGAAGATATTCCTGTAATTGTATTTATTTTAAACAATTCCTCATTGGGAATGGTTGCGCAATGGCAGAGAACTTTCTATGATAGAAGAATGAATGGTGTTGACCAAGGTCATTGTCCTGATTATGTTAAATTAGCAGAATCTTATGGCGCACAAGGGATACGCGCACAATCAATGGATGAGCTTGACAAAGCAATCAAAACTGCATTGAGCAGTGATATTGCAACTGTAATTGATATTCCAATTGATCCTGAAGAGGACGTGTTGCCATTTGTAGCTCCAGGAACCTCGCTTTCGGATATGATTTTACCTTCATAG